In Candidatus Bathyarchaeota archaeon, a genomic segment contains:
- a CDS encoding ABC transporter ATP-binding protein, with translation MSEFDIVTRGLTKVFGHFTAVDNLNLEVEAGELFGLLGPNGAGKTTTVRMLCTLIEPTRGQAKVAGYDVATEPANVRRNIGVVSDGVLLYKDLTVEENLRLLAKLYGLPKAKAEDRIRELFELFKFNDKATRQVKALSSGWFKKSMIVAALIHSPKVLFLDEVTSGLDPQTAIALREFTRKLCDQGVTVVWTTHIMEEPEKICDRVGIIYEGRLIQIGRPSDLTRSISELSVIEVETPNLQSGLIDKIKAYDDVSKVTYEDPILRVSCVRGGDISEEIVKLLINSGARVRSVRPVEPTLEEAFVSLTGGEEEIDRFLEMSAKR, from the coding sequence GGAAGTTGAAGCCGGTGAACTCTTCGGACTACTCGGGCCGAACGGCGCAGGTAAGACTACGACCGTCCGTATGCTCTGCACACTGATAGAGCCGACGAGAGGCCAAGCTAAAGTCGCAGGCTACGATGTTGCGACGGAGCCTGCGAATGTAAGGAGGAATATAGGCGTAGTCTCAGATGGAGTCCTCCTTTATAAGGACCTGACGGTTGAGGAGAACCTTAGGCTGCTTGCCAAGTTATACGGCCTACCAAAGGCCAAGGCTGAGGATAGAATCAGAGAACTATTCGAACTATTCAAATTCAATGATAAAGCGACGAGGCAGGTCAAAGCCCTGTCGTCGGGATGGTTCAAGAAGTCGATGATCGTTGCGGCCCTGATACATAGCCCCAAGGTCCTATTTTTGGACGAGGTCACTTCGGGACTTGACCCCCAGACAGCAATCGCCCTACGAGAGTTTACAAGAAAATTGTGCGATCAAGGTGTGACAGTCGTCTGGACAACTCACATCATGGAGGAGCCTGAGAAGATCTGTGACCGAGTAGGGATAATCTATGAAGGTAGGCTGATCCAGATAGGTAGGCCGAGCGACCTAACCCGCAGCATCTCCGAACTCTCAGTCATAGAGGTTGAGACACCAAACCTTCAATCTGGCCTCATAGATAAGATAAAGGCCTACGACGATGTCTCTAAAGTCACTTATGAGGATCCTATCCTCCGCGTCTCATGTGTTCGTGGTGGAGATATCTCCGAAGAAATAGTTAAACTCCTTATAAACTCAGGCGCGAGAGTTAGGAGCGTACGCCCGGTCGAGCCTACGCTCGAGGAGGCCTTCGTATCCTTGACTGGAGGTGAAGAGGAGATAGACCGTTTCCTCGAGATGTCCGCAAAAAGATAG